In one Dermatophagoides farinae isolate YC_2012a chromosome 4, ASM2471394v1, whole genome shotgun sequence genomic region, the following are encoded:
- the LOC124490263 gene encoding uncharacterized protein LOC124490263 isoform X1 has product MSFTNNNTSGGGGGFENRDDRFAMEREIQNLNLQNSMQKEFIDKIKQQLQETENDLQKSRHEYYEILQGRDNLKKEHENLVGEVQKLSGEKIEIFELLKQKNVEITSLKDTLQSSQHSNDPSTMEHSMNSSLNEIRLRFMDNRFKEEKNLYQNQLKLLNEELENKTQELLNVRKENNEKLLAANLKIEDQTDEIANMKLEINRLKKLNESKDVKNEELSNKLLELQIHCTKLESTYNKETEAQNEIINLLNKNNDEKEKESRQKDECIAELRELLQKGLEAHNELELQFESMKENYMKDVKELEDERQKLLNELDNARCHLNEFNKTAVEKEFEKHFPYATETNRKLNNAVNLSDLYDELIRTKQELTRVVANNMRLEKELKDMNERMDEERPLLYKNIHEYELIEQNYQKLQEELMQLLMEKDKFMAEKDKDTQMINTLKRELKRYQQETQDLSIQIVHLMKAIQEAKGFQVFDDHQMNDSMQQPQQSNIPNGLIQFKDIQDLQEKNRHLLTLLHEMNDELTNSRKIGENNDGDERIGELKAELETLQTKMKSLHAELQQKNEIIEMTKKQKRLINPNYSAEFDTIEIFTENKELKMKLEKYVDNLETLRQKNLDDTRRLEMDKNQLIQENSTIKSDLSRLTTELQNQKSYMHEVNLTMEKIQDENALLRERNIKLNSLVENLEKNVITLQNQIDSLNENVRSKNNNLEFCRAESTQLKSQLDYLAKENERLTGEIRTQMSLVESMKVMQENCVKVESDTVRRQQQQIERFEQEIGYYREKVQKQEDKWKETIESFSTRLHSLQEQLNKERQKYLQLQQENFDLKIKSQQQQQQPTTISQQQQQSQSQTETMMDINDEMNVSIGGGVGGSSFSSSNKKELQMAQDEIKILRGKLTNSEEKCSTLESTNQSLVENLNKAIENSQQMKQNIDDEIQSKLTIITQLNEDLQNLKEKYEKIVAEKDAEIAQLKTNADNYGRQTEKLRKELNELQQALEKSHQNEHDSLNEMHLQTIIADKAKQEYDSVLQQRNEDSRIIFELQTKFDHSQQQLAAQESELSRLRDEYRLNFESIDSARKTLQQECEKLQMKCGSLEQVNDSLFNQLEQMNNQIIALQNNSTLFMADEQQQKESATRLLSVVKFLREEKSGLQLEISKLTDDNQQIRIELDNYRTEIDKLKSMLEMERQSSQRLNTSNEFKEIVANAQMVPILRENNIQFKTQVNQLERKCQELMGKLQTLETKEKSLQNLNQKNEAEAVQVELLRKDLDNWKAKAQSLSQQLRNFDADSVKRLMTEKTSLSKQIQMNNAELLKVKNELENKTRMLSQNEQELNNIRQQLKKTMEQEQNMCKEYQKTRNENANLQNVNAQLRSLARKYKAEIGKIKNTIATTTSTTMATTATSTASAVVSTKMIDKDVQCDPIVDMATASSTNVDQSQQKQQQQAIESLRNDIQRLNKENESYKKHASDKEEIAKKIAQQAKQRISDLSMEKSTLLKEKETLAKNLEELRTKMNKLETDFEQLRSEYDQQMMQKRKDLQTANKQIEDLTLQLKSSQQLLVTGTGSSTTSTQSVVVGPSTMVKDSMVTTTMAAPATTTTIAMGNSGKTTSSGITTSAIPPVRHSVLPQQQPSTSSSLSSSSSITLVFSNNPSKSTPTVSIKPMTKSIASNSRFGQVFGQTMKETNSSLSSTSLPQATVQPQTQAISTVSSGSAIAAALSTSSVSSSGNIMAATTTQQSHHHHISEPVEDSTVTEVASTSTSTSGSNKRPLQNTSFDEPSSSGYNTKRSKITAQSNVSSGGNIAIGDDDNDSNDIADDDEDEEFALMESQEEDDNNVDDDDFHDDTESQAKEMTDNEDDDEANQDDEDGEVESELVIDQEHHPSNNEIDDVIEADEEDDDEQIIEDEEEELADDEESAEEDNITSHQQQSDEEVDEGHGDVDDEDEEEECDESILEGEDEEIDEEDDDGSDIDEDEEEEPEENDGKKIEVIDLDSDDDDDDDHDDHDQQQQQQTSSKQSIENNSGISEVSSSHPGSSSSTAATSGNNNNNNNCATATTTISTATDDSNDKPTTGMNQQTCSARSSSNINIAQGSQSSSTTKVSESIITSQSSSSTTPVHQQQQPTESITPSSSSSSQPQQSSQQQPHHPRIQRKPVLWTDNPQRQQTSAIHRGNIIQHGHRMRITQQQAQQQQQQQPSPQQNIRGLPRPRGSGGTNIRRGINRNRRNFRF; this is encoded by the exons ATGTCATTTACCAACAATAATACCAGTGGCGGTGGAGGTGGTTTCGAAAACCGTGATGATCGTTTTGCAATGGAACGTGAAATACAAAATCTAAATCTACAGAATTCGAtgcaaaaagaatttatcgataaaattaaacaacaattacaagAAACTGAAAATGATCTGCAAAAATCTCGTCATGAATATTATGAAATTCTTCAAG GTCGTGATAATCTTAAAAAAGAACATGAAAATCTTGTCGGTGAAGTACAGAAGCTTAgtggtgaaaaaattgaaattttcgaattattaaaacaaaaaaatgtcgaaatAACAAGCCTAAAAGACACGCTACAATCATCACAACATTCGAATGATCCGTCCACAATGGAACATTCgatgaattcatcattaaatgaaattcgaTTACGTTTTATGGACAATCGTTttaaagaggaaaaaaatctctaccaaaatcaattgaaattattgaatgaagaattggAGAATAAAACACAAGAATTACTTAATGTTCGTAAAGAAAACAATGAGAAATTATTGGCGGCCAATCTAAAGATTGAAGATCAAACGGATGAAATAGCCAATATGAAGTTGGAgataaatcgattgaaaaaattgaacgaaTCAAAAGATgtgaaaaatgaagaattgtCAAATAAGCTGTTGGAATTGCAGATTCATTGTACAAAATTGGAAAGTACATATAATAAAGAGACTGAagcacaaaatgaaattattaacCTGTTGAataagaataatgatgaaaaggaaaaagaaTCACGACAAAAAGATGAATGTATTGCTGAACTACGTGAATTGTTGCAGAAAGGATTGGAAGCACATAATGAATTGGAATTACAATTTGAATCGATGAAAGAAAACTATATGAAAGATGTGAAAGAGCTTGAAGATGAAagacaaaaattattgaatgaattggacAATGCACGTTGTCatctgaatgaattcaataaaacagctgtggaaaaagaatttgagaAACATTTCCCATATGCAACCGAAACGAATCGTAAACTAAATAATGCTGTCAATCTATCCGATCtttatgatgaattaataCGTACCAAACAAGAATTGACACGTGTTGTGGCCAATAATATGCGTTTGGAAAAAGAACTAAAAGacatgaatgaacgaatggaTGAAGAAAGGCCATTactatataaaaatattcatgaatatgaattgattgaacagaattatcaaaaattgcAGGAAGAATTGATGCAATTATTGATGGAAAAAGATAAATTTATGGCCGAAAAAGATAAAGATACGCAGATGATAAATACGTTGAAACGTGAACTAAAACGTTATCAACAGGAAACCCAAGATTTAAGCATACAGATTGTACATCTAATGAAAGCCATTCAAGAAGCTAAAGGATTTCAGGTATTCGATGATCATCAgatgaatgattcaatgcAACAACCGCAACAATCAAACATTCCAAATGGTCTGATACAATTCAAAGATATACAAGatttacaagaaaaaaatcgtcaCCTATTAACATTGTtacatgaaatgaatgatgaactaACGAATAGCCGAAAAATtggtgaaaataatgatggtgatgaacgTATTGGTGAATTAAAAGCTGAATTAGAAACATTGcagacaaaaatgaaatcattacaTGCAGAATTACAgcagaaaaatgaaattattgaaatgacTAAAAAGCAAAAACGTTTAATCAATCCAAATTATTCAGCCGAATTCGATACAATCGAAATATTCACCGAgaataaagaattgaaaatgaaattggaaaaatatgTCGATAATTTGGAAACGTTACGACAGAAAAATCTGGATGATACAAGACGCTTAGAAATGGATAAGAATCAATTGATACAAGAAAATTCAACGATCAAAAGTGATTTATCACGGTTGACTACCGAATTACAGAATCAAAAATCCTATATGCATGAAGTAAATttaacaatggaaaaaattcaagatgaAAATGCACTTTTACGTGAACGTAATATTAAATTGAATAGTTTGGTTGAAAATCTAGAGAAAAACGTGATCACATTACAGAATcagattgattcattgaatgaaaatgttcgatcaaaaaataataacttGGAATTTTGTCGTGCCGAATCAACACAGCTGAAAAGTCAGCTAGATTATCTGGCCAAAGAAAATGAACGATTAACAGGTGAGATACGTACACAGATGTCATTGGTTGAATCAATGAAGGTGATGCAGGAAAATTGTGTTAAAGTTGAAAGCGATACCGTACgacgacaacagcaacaaattgAACGTTTTGAACAGGAAATTGGTTATTATCGTGAAAAGGTGCAGAAACAAGAAGATAAATGGAAAGAAACCATTGAAAGCTTTTCCACACGATTACATAGCCTACAAGaacaattgaataaagaaCGACAAAAATATCTTCAATTACAgcaagaaaattttgatttgaaaataaaatctcaacaacagcaacaacaaccaacgaCAATAtcacagcagcaacaacagtcTCAATCACAAACGGAAACGATGATggatattaatgatgaaatgaatgtttcaattggtggtggtgttggtggcagttcattttcatcatcaaataaaaaagaattacaAATGGCACAAGATGAGATAAAAATTCTTCGTGGAAAATTAACAAATTCAgaagaaaaatgttcaacattagaatcaacaaatcaatcattggtGGAAAATCTAAATAAAGCTATCGAAAATAgtcaacaaatgaaacaaaatattgatgatgaaattcaatccaaATTAACGATTATAAcacaattgaatgaagatCTACAGAATCTAAaggaaaaatatgaaaaaattgtggcCGAAAAAGATGCGGAAATTGCGCAACTAAAAACAAATGCCGATAATTATGGTAGACAAACGGAAAAATTGCgtaaagaattgaatgaattgcaACAAGCATTGGAAAAATCACATCAAAATGAAcatgattcattgaatgaaatgcaTTTACAAACAATCATTGCCGATAAAGCTAAACAAGAATATGATTCTGTATTACAACAACGTAATGAAGATTCTAGAATAATTTTCgaattacaaacaaaatttgatcattcacaacaacaattggcCGCACAGGAATCAGAACTATCACGATTACGTGATGAATATcgtttaaattttgaatcgaTCGATAGTGCACGGAAAACGTTGCAACaagaatgtgaaaaattaCAGATGAAATGTGGTTCTTTAGAACAGGTGAATGATAGCCTATTTAATCAATTGGAACAGATGAACAATCAGATTATTGCATTACAAAATAATTCCACATTGTTTATGGCGGatgaacaacagcaaaaagaATCGGCTACCCGCCTACTTTCAGTGGTAAAATTTTTGCGTGAAGAAAAATCTGGTCTACAATTGGAAATATCCAAATTAAccgatgataatcaacagaTCCGAATTGAATTGGATAATTATCGTACTGAAATTGATAAGCTGAAATCAATGCTCGAAATGGAACGACAATCATCACAACGATTGAATAcatcgaatgaattcaaaGAGATTGTTGCCAATGCACAAATGGTACCAATATTACGtgaaaataatattcaatttaaaacaCAAGTAAATCAATTGGAACGTAAATGTCAGGAACTAATGGGAAAACTTCAAACGCtagaaacaaaagaaaaatcattacaaaatttgaatcaaaaaaatgaagccGAAGCAGTTCAAGTGGAATTATTACGAAAAGATCTGGACAATTGGAAGGCAAAAGCACAGAGTCTATCGCAACAGCTTCGAAATTTTGATGCCGATAGTGTGAAACGATTGATGACGGAAAAAACATCGTTGAGTAAACAg attcaaatgaataatgcCGAATTGTTAAAGGTAAAAAATGAACTGGAAAATAAGACACGAATGTTGTCACAGAATGAACAAGAATTGAACAATATACGACAACAACTGAAGAAAACCATGGAACAGGAACAGAATATGTGTAAAGAATATCAGAAAACACGTAATGAAAATGCCAATCTTCAGAATGTTAATGCACAGTTACGATCATTGGCACGAAAATATAAGGCTGAAATTGGTAAGATTAAAAATacaatagcaacaacaacttcgACGACAATGGccacaacagcaacatctACCGCTTCTGCTGTTGTGTCCActaaaatgattgataaagATGTTCAATGTGATCCAATTGTTGATATGGCAACAGCTTCATCGACGAATGTTGATCAATcccaacaaaaacaacaacaacaagcaatTGAATCATTACGAAATGATATACAACgattgaataaagaaaatgaatcatataAAAAACATGCATCGGATAAGGAAGAGATTGCCAAGAAAATTGCTCAACAAGCTAAACAACGAATATCCGATCTAAGTATGGAAAAATCGACGCTtttgaaagagaaagaaacaTTGGCGAAAAATCTGGAAGAACTTCGaacgaaaatgaataaattggaaACTGATTTTGAACAATTACGTAGTGAAtatgatcaacaaatgatgcaaaaacgaaaagattTGCAAACAGCAAATAAGCAGATTGAAGATTTAACATTACAATTGAAATCCTCACAACAATTATTGGTTACAGGAACcggatcatcaacaacgagTACTCAatcagttgttgttggtccATCAACAATGGTTAAGGATTCAATGGTAACGACAACAATGGCCGCAcctgcaacaacaacaactattgCTATGGGTAATAGTGGTAAAACAACATCATCCGGCATAACCACATCGGCAATACCACCGGTTAGACATTCAGTGTTacctcaacaacaaccatcaacatcctcatcattatcatcatcatcatcgattacgTTGGTTTTCTCCAACAATCCAAGCAAATCAACACCAACGGTTAGCATTAAACCGATGACCAAATCTATTGCATCAAATTCCCGTTTTGGCCAGGTATTTGGTCAAAcaatgaaagaaacaaattcttcattatcTTCAACATCATTACCACAAGCAACGGTTCAACCGCAAACACAAGCCATATCAACTGTTAGTTCTGGTTCGGCTATTGCTGCTGCactatcaacatcatctgtTAGTTCATCGGGTAATATTAtggcagcaacaacaacacaacaatctcatcatcatcatatatctGAGCCGGTTGAAGATTCTACGGTTACGGAAGTAGCATCAacttcaacatcaacatctgGATCAAATAAACGACCATTACAAAAtacatcatttgatgaaccATCAAGTAGTGGTTATAATACAAAACGATCAAAAATTACAGCTCAATCGAATGTATCAAGTGGTGGAAACATTGCcatcggtgatgatgataacgatagTAATGatattgctgatgatgatgaagatgaagaatttgCTTTAATGGAATCacaagaagaagatgataataatgttgacgacgatgattttcatgatgatactGAATCACAAGCAAAAGAAATGACCgacaatgaagatgatgatgaggctAATCAAGATGACGAAGATGGAGAAGTTGAAAGTGAATTAGTTATCGATCAAGAACATCACCCTTCTAATAATGAGATAGATGATGTAATAGAAGCggatgaagaagatgatgatgaacaaattattGAAGATGAGGAAGAAGAATTGgccgatgatgaagaatcagCCGAAGAGGATAATATAACAAGTCATCAGCAACAATCGGATGAAGAAGTGGATGAAGGCCatggtgatgttgatgatgaagatgaggAAGAAGAATGTGATGAATCCATACTTGAAGGTGAAGATGAGGAgattgatgaagaagatgatgatggtagtgatattgatgaagatgaagaagaagaaccagaagaaaatgacggaaagaaaattgaagTTATTGATTTggatagtgatgatgacgatgatgatgatcatgatgatcatgatcaacaacaacagcagcaaacaAGTTcgaaacaatcgattgaaaataatagtGGTATATCGGAAGTTAGTTCATCACATCcaggttcatcatcatcaacagcagcaacttctggtaataataataataataataattgtg CCACTGCGACTACTACTATATCAACAGCTACCGATGATAGTAATGATAAACCAACAACCGGaatgaatcaacaaacatGTTCAGctagatcatcatctaatATAAATATTGCACAAggttcacaatcatcatcaacgaccaAAGTTTCCGAATCGATTATTACATCGCAAagttcatcatcgacaactcccgtacatcaacaacaacaaccaaccgAATCGATcactccatcatcatcatcatcatcgcaaccacaacaatcatcacaacaacagccgCATCATCCACGAATTCAACGAAAACCTGTATTATGGACGGATAATccacaacgacaacaaacgTCGGCCATACATCGTGGTAATATCATACAACATGGTCATCGAATGCGAATTACACAGCAACAAgctcaacagcagcagcaacagcagccaTCACCACAGCAGAATATTCGTGGATTACCAAGACCacgtggtagtggtggtacCAATATCCGTCGTGGTATCAATCGTAATCGTAGAAATTTTCGATTCTAA